CGACATGTCTTCTACTGCAGATGAATCCAAAGTTGTAATGTTATCATCAATTCAAGGTATGACCAAATTTGATAATTATGATCCACTTGGAATGATTCCTCAAGAAGACACACTTGATTGGTCTACCCCAGACTGCAGTATTGACTGTAAACTAGATTTATACCAATTAGAATAAAATTATTTTTTAAGAATATAATTTTTTGAAAGATATTATTTTTAAGATTCTTTCTTTTCTTCTTTAGCTGGAGTTTCTTTCTTTGGTGTTTCTTTAGCTGGAGTTTCTTTCTTTGGTGTTTCTTTAGCTGGAGTTTCTTTCTTTGGTGTTTCTTTAGCTGGAGTTTCTTTCTTTGGTGTTTCTTTAGCTGGAGTTTCTTTCTTTGGTGTTTCTTTAGCTGGTGTTTCTTTAGCTGGTGTTTCTTTAGCTGGTGTTTCTTTAGCTGGTGTTTCTTTAGCTGGTGTTTCTTTAGCTGGTGTTTCTTTAGCTGGTGTTTCTTTAGCTGGTGTTTCTTTCTTTTCTTCTTTAGCTGGAGTCTTTATTTTATCATCAATTTTTTTGGTGTCTTTTTCAGCAGTAATTTTTGATTCTGCTTCTTCATCATAACGTGAAACTAAAACATAACCTTCATCAGTCTTACTCATTCTGACTCTAATTTTTCTTGGTGGACTTCTAACTCCTCTAGCCCAAACTTGATGAGCTAACTCTTCTTCAATTTTAATATCTTCAACTTTCATATGATGTCTTGCAAATTCTTTAATCATGTTTGTTGCTCTAACAGCCCTGTGTTGAGATTGAGAGAGTAAAGCCTTACCCAGATTGATAGTATAAACTCGTTCTAATTCTTGAGACATCTATCCAACCTCCACATCTGTAGATCTCCAAGCTCTACGCTTTGGATTGGTTCTAACACCTCTCTTTGTTTTGAGAATTATCCAAGCTGGTACTGGTGAAGCCTGCTTTGTTTTTTTAAGCAGACGAATCTTTCTTGGAGAAGACTTACGAGCAGCCATAGTTTTTCAGGCACGAAGAGCTCTTTTTAAATGAATCTCAGGTTTGAAGATGATTTCTAAGTTGTTTTAGAATTCGAGCAGAGGCTCCCCAGACTATTTGATTCTGATACTCAAATGTATA
The window above is part of the Nitrosopumilus sp. genome. Proteins encoded here:
- a CDS encoding 50S ribosomal protein L39e translates to MAARKSSPRKIRLLKKTKQASPVPAWIILKTKRGVRTNPKRRAWRSTDVEVG